The stretch of DNA GAGGTTTTTCATAATGGCAAAAGAAATCAAATTTAGCGAAGACGCACGCCGCGCAATGCTTAACGGGGTAGACCAATTAGCAAATGCAGTGAAAGTAACTCTTGGACCAAAAGGACGCAATGTGGTGCTTGAGAAGAAATTCGGCTCTCCTTTAATCACAAATGACGGTGTAACCATCGCCAAAGAAATCGAGCTTGAAGATGCATTCGAAAACATGGGTGCGAAGCTTGTAGCAGAAGTCGCAAGCAAAACGAACGACGTAGCCGGTGACGGTACGACAACAGCTACTGTTCTAGCACAAGCGATGATTCGCGAAGGCTTGAAAAACGTGACAGCTGGCGCCAACCCAGTGGGCGTTCGCAAAGGAATGGATAAAGCCGTTCAAGCGGCAGTGGAAGCGCTGAAAGAAATTTCCAAACCAATTGAAGGAAAAGATTCCATCGCTCAAGTGGCAGCGATCTCTTCTGCTGACGAAGAAGTAGGTCAATTAATCGCTGAAGCTATGGAGCGCGTGGGCAACGATGGAGTCATTACAATCGAAGAATCTAAAGGCTTCACAACGGAGCTGGATGTGGTTGAAGGTATGCAATTCGACCGCGGCTATGCTTCTCCTTACATGATCACGGATTCTGATAAAATGGAAGCCGTTCTTGAAAACCCATATATCTTAATCACAGACAAGAAAATCACAAGCATCCAGGAAGTTCTTCCTGTCCTAGAGCAAGTGGTTCAACAATCTAAACCGCTTCTATTGATCGCTGAAGACGTGGAAGGTGAAGCGCTGGCTACATTAGTAGTGAACAAACTTCGCGGAACCTTCAATGCCGTAGCGGTGAAAGCTCCTGGATTCGGTGACCGCCGCAAAGCAATGCTTGAAGACATCGCTGTTCTAACTGGCGGTGAAGTAATCACTGAAGATTTAGGATTGGATCTTAAATCCGCTAACATTTCTCAACTAGGACGCGCAGCGAAAGTAGTGGTTACGAAAGAAAACACAACAATCGTGGAAGGCGCTGGCGATTCTTCTCAAATCGAAGCGCGTGTGAACCAAATCCGCGCTCAATTAGAAGAAACTACTTCTGAGTTTGACCGTGAGAAATTACAAGAGCGCTTAGCTAAATTAGCTGGCGGTGTAGCTGTGATCAAGGTTGGAGCGGCTACAGAAACGGAACTGAAAGAACGCAAGCTTCGCATTGAAGATGCCTTGAACGCCACTCGTGCGGCTGTTGAAGAAGGAATCGTATCCGGCGGCGGTACTGCACTAGTGAACGTATACAACAAAGTATCTGAAATCCAAGCAGAAGGCGACATTGCAACTGGTGTGAACATCGTTCTTCGCGCATTAGAAGAACCAATTCGCCAAATCGCCATCAACGCTGGACTTGAAGGCTCTGTCATCGTTGAACGCCTAAAACGCGAAGAAATCGGCATTGGCTTCAACGCAGCAACTGGCGAATGGGTCAACATGATCGAAACAGGCATCGTCGACCCAACGAAAGTAACACGTTCTGCTCTCCAAAACGCCGCATCCGTTGCTTCCATGTTCCTAACTACAGAAGCCGTAGTGGCTGACAAGCCAGAAGAAAACGCTGGCGGCGGAATGCCTGACATGGGCGGAATGGGCGGAATGGGCGGCATGATGTAATTCAGCCTGTTCCCCCCTTGATATCAAAGGAGTTTTTGAATAACTCCTTTGATAGGGTGACAAAATCATAAATTTTGATTTTGATGAAATGAGGTCATTCATCGCATGTTTTGTTGCGGTGGAGGCCTCTTTTTCATTTTTTTTGTAACATGTGAATAAATGTCGCCGTCAAGATGAAATGGTTCTTACGCAATTTTGGTGAACAAGCCTGAGTATATGTATAGTTACTTTCCATTGTTATTTCGATATATCATTAGGGCTGATACAGTACACGCTTTTCCAGTAAATCAGGATTCGCCCGTCCATACATCATGCGTTTGGAAATTTGAGTCGATTGATGTGTCCTTCTAGTAGACCGTTGTGAAATGGCATCGTCAACGCATTCTTTACAGCACTTAAGTCTTTGCGAATCCCTTTGCTGTGGGAATGGAGCGGTGAATGCTTATTAGACAATTGAGCGGTCATCCAATCAAGAAACGCCGAAAGGTCACGCATTTTAAAGAAGGTTCAATACTGTTGAATGATGTCCGCTGCTTGGACTAAACAAGGAAACTTTGTTTGACAATGTTTCAAAATGGCTCTCTTTCTTTCAGTCAACGCATCAGAACCTGCCCACAGATAGTTGGCCACTTGCTTTCTTGTGACACATTGTTTTATTCCTGCTGGGAACCGTTGCTTTTTATTTGCTCTGTAAGGCTCTAAAAAACGCCTCACGGCAGAAGCACTTCCTCTATATCCTTGTGAATGTAGCTTTCGAATGATTTGATTGGTCGTAAAATGCTGTTTATTATAAGCTATAATCGCTTCGTAATAAGGTTGGAGCTTGAATTGTGTGGGCTTTCTTCTACGTTGTGTTTTCGCAGGAGATGTTTGCTGATCCAAATATTTATAAATGATACCACGAGCGAGTTGATATTTTTTCGCTAAATGGGTCACACGCACCCCTTCTTGATAATCAGCTTGTATTTGTTCGATTCATTTCCATTTTTCTTCATCAACTGGTTGGGGAGATGATTCGTTCTCCTTCTTGATTTTTGTACCTTCGTGCCATTCAATAGTCGAAGGAATATGACGTTCCAACCACTTTTCTAAATCCTCTCGTGCATTTTTCATCAAATGCCAACGCTCGCTTACTTGTTGAATTTTTGGATTGGCTTTTTCAATGGCTTCTCGGTACGTAATCGACCCATCTCGACTGACAAATTGAATTTGCGAATGTTGTTTGAGCCACTATGTCACTGTTTCACCTGTACGATCGGACAAAATCGCAAGAAGTTAATGTGTGATAAGGTCACAAATCAATGTGCCGTAGGCATGACCTTTTCGAAACGAAAATCGTCGATACCCACCGCAGAAGGAATAGAGACAGGAGTCGGGGTAGCTCGAATCAGTCGTAGAAATGTATCATGGCTCATCTTAGGCAGAAAAGAGATAGCGAGTTTTTCCGCTTGTAGACAGATCATGGAAAAAGCGAGTGTTCTGAGAAGTTGTTGAAGTCGTTCTGTCCGTCTAGCATAAGGCTTCAGCCAAGGAAAACGCTCTGTAAAAATACGTTGCGTACAATCGTTTTCATCACAGAACCATTTGCGTGAAACAAAATGAATAGCTGTATGTTGGGAACCAAAAGGTAAATCATATAAAAAACGCGTATACCGACTATGCAAGTGTAGGCTTTTCGTTCCGCATGATGGACAATACGCATGGTTCGTCGTCATTTGAAGGAGGAGAATCGTCTCTTTTTCTTTCTTTAGAAGCAAGTGAGCTTGTAACTGTTTTTCAGGAGTTAGCCAAGGTATCATCATAAGAATTCACCCTTTTCTTTTTCTATACCCGAAAAACAATCAGCTAAAGACTTCACCAAAATTGCGTAAGAACCTTTTTATTCTAGCGGTTACAGTAATGAGCATTCATTGGCAAGCGCAGCATTTTTAATTTCCTAACATTACATTTTTTGGTTGTTAAATACAGACAGTAGCGTTAAAAGAAATAGAAGATATGTTAACGGCTATGGTTAACAATATATAAAATATTATATTGGGGTTTTTTATCAAGGTTAACAATTTGAAAATATAACATTTTACTCAAAAACCCCCTAATGAATTGGGGAGTACCTCTTTTATAATGGATTGTCAACACTAAATCAGACAACTTTTTTAAGGGGAAACCGTTTATATTTGAGGGTAAGGTGCTCAAGGCGTTCAAATTTCATCATGGCAAGCCCTTTCATATTTAGAGAGCGGCCCATCTAAAAGGCCGCCAGAGATTCATTAATGATAGCTTGTTTTATTTTTCCATTCTTGTCCAGCTGTATCATTTGTTTTTGAACTCAGCTGTAAATATACGGGGGTCTCCATTTGTCATGTTTGAAGCTCCTCGTCTGTTTTAATTCAAGTGTACTTAAGCTGAATTTTTCTTTCTAGATAAGTGTAGACGCTCCAAATATTTATTTTTGTGTAGAATGCAGATTAAAGAAAAATATTTAATCTGCATTTTTGATAATATGAAGACAAATAATTAACTACTAACTAAGAGATTATCTGAACCTACTTGTTTTTCCCACATTCGTTGATAGGTACCTTTTTTTGAAAGTAAGTCACTATGCTTTCCTACTTCAATAATTTGACCTTGTTCTAATACAACGATAATGTCAGCATCAATTGTATTAATTAAACGATGGGTGATAATTATACGAGTAGTATTAGACTCATTGAAATAAGTATCAATTTGATTTTCAGTCAATGTATCTAAATTACTAGTAGCTTCATCCAAAATAACAATAGAAGGGTTGTTTACGATAGCTCTAGCTATTGCTAACCTTTGACGCTGTCCACCTGATAACATATCTCCATTCTCTCCAATAATTGTTTCATATCCCATTGGCATTTGAAGAATATCATCGTGAAGTCTAACTTTTTTTGCAGCTTCTACGATTTCTTCGTTAGAGAACTTTCTAAAACCAGAAATATTATTAGCTATAGTATCATTAAATAAAAAACTTTCTTGTAGAACGACTCCTAACTTTCTTCTTAACTGATAAATATTTAGGCTATTTAAATTATCATTACCAATGTATACTGTGCCAGAGGTTGGTTTATATAATCCTAGGATTATTCTAGAAAGTGTAGTTTTTCCGCTACCTGTGCGACCTACTAATGCAACCTTACTTCCACATGGGATTTTTAAGTTAATATTTTGTAAGACTGGTTTACTTTGGTTATGAGAAAAGGTTACATTTTCTAAAATGATATCCCTTTTGTCAAGGTCATCTGGTAAAGGCTCATGGTTAAATTCTTCGGCAGGAGTTTCCATAACATCTTGAATACGTTCAAATACATCTCCTACTAATTGAAACTGTTGAATACTGTTTATTATAGAGGTTACCGGTAATAAAAATGCTGTACCTAAGCTACTAAACCCCAATAATCCTCCCAAAGATAAATTGCCTTTAGAAACTTCTCCGATGCCAAACAATAGAAGTAATAGTGGAGCGCAAAATCTAATGCTTACGCTAACGCTTTCTAATATTGCATCTAAAGTATATCTTTTCTTAAACATATTAATTTGCTTATCATAGTACCTAGACCACTTATTCATAATTGAATGATCTAATCCATTTGATTTTATAAAACTTATGGATCTTAAAGATTCAATCAAAAAGCTTTGAGTAGTAGTCTGGGCAGACAGGTCCCCTCTAATCAACTCTTTGATTTTAGGAATAAATATGACCATAAAGATAAATTGAAAGGTGGCTAATCCAATGGCAAATAAAGCCAACTTTACTGATTGAGAAAGCATTGCTACAAAAAACGTTACTAAAGTGATAATATCAAGTACTATAGATGTCCCGCTTCTCGCAAGCATTTCTCTTATCATAGCAATATTACTCACTCTCATTGCTATGTCTCCAACTGTTCGATTTTCAAAAAAACTCAACGGAAGTTTTAGTAAATGCTCCATAAAATCGGTAGATATATCTCTGCTAATTTGTGCCTGTAACATTATTGAAAAATGGCTTCGTATAAACATTAGAATGCTTAATATTACAAGGCCTAGGAGGGTACATATCCCTACTGTAGACAAATCAGTGTAAGAGTCTTCTATAAATATATCATCGACAAGATACTTGATTACGAAGGCTACTAACAAAGATAAGGCTTGTGCGATAAGAGAGAAAATTAGAATCATAGTAACGATAGACTTACATTTTGAGATATATCTATAGTAATATTCTAGAGTTGATGGAGGTGACATCTCCTTTAACTTATTTGTAGGTTTAAAGGTAAGAATGACATTACTAAAGTGCTGCTTAAATTCATCTATGTTCATTTTGATTCTTCCCATATTGGGATCAAGAATAAAGAATTGTTGGCCATTAAACTTCTCTAGTACTACAAAATGATGATTATCCCAGAATAATATGCAAGGAGTGTATGGAGTTGTATTTTTTATAAACGCTTCTGCATCAACTTGAAAAACTTTACAATCCATGCCGTAATGATTAGCTACTTCTTTTAATTTTTTAATTGACACCCCATTTCTTTGAGCTCCACATTGTTCGCTTATTTTATTCAATGAGACTTTACAGTTATAAAAGCTTAATATCATAGATAAACAAGCTGGCCCACATTCATGTTGGCCCATTTGTCTTATCAAAGGCACTCTTTTCATAGTATCACTCCTAAAAAATGAGCCCTATACTTAGGGGCTCATTTTTCAATTTTTAAATATCCAGTTCGATAGGTGACTGTAACTTTAGTACAGAAGGAATCTTATTGGGTTCATAAATTTTTAATAATCCAAGCCCTATTCCTGCTAATCCCATCATCAAAGACGGGGATTCGTTTTGTTTTTCGAAGCCACTAATCCAACCTCGATTCTTAATATCATGTAGAATCATTTGGCTTAGTTCACTTGTTTTTTCTAATAAACTTTCACAATAATCGATCCCTGACATAAGAATATCTAGGTTACCTAAATCACCATGACAAAGTGAATGATTGTTGCCAAATCCATTTTTACAAGTTGTATCCACAGCAATTAAGGCTTCTTCTTTAATTTCTCTTTTCATGTTTATATCTTCAATTAAAGGCATTAGAAGAAAGCGACTTAACCCAATACCTGCTGCACCATTGCACCAAGCTACAAAATCCTCATTTCGTGATTGTCCACTCTCTAGTTTTAAATCTGCCCAGTTCTTCTTTTCAGGAATATAAAGAGTTTTTTCATAATCCAATCCTTGATCTGCAGCATTTTTATATTTGACCTTACCAGTCACTTTATATATTTCGTATAGAGACCAAACAATCCCTGAAGCTCCATGTGAAAAACCAGATGATGGAACTGGGTTGGCTTCAACCTTCCAACCTATCCCTCTCTCCATAGGTATTGCATTCATTATTAAGCGCTCTCCACATAAATCAATGAGATCCAATAGTTTAGGTTCTTGTAGGCGTTTATAGAGATTAAGAAGCACAATTGCACATCCAGAAACTCCAGTTAAGATATCATTGTTCTTATCTATTGGTATAAGATTTCTAAGTTTTTCTTCACACCCTAAGAAAGCATTCATAATTAAAGAGTTATCTTTCCACAAAGCAGAAAGGTGATCTAATAAATAAAGAGATGAACCTATTCCACCAAAGGCACCCAAATCTTGCAAGGTAGGTAAGTTACTTAATATTGGAACCAGTGCTTCTTGCGCAATTTTTGTGTATTTTTCCTTTTTAGAAATGTAGCCTAAATAAGCAAAAAACAACGATATTCCACCAATACCTTCATACAAGGTACTGTTAGTTGGGGAAATTTTAAATTGATCTTCCCTTTTATTATCTACAAAAGATCCAATCCATGATATATCTGTTTGTTCTCCTTGTTTTCCCCTAATTCCTCTCTGATCTAAAAAGTCTGCTATGTTCATTGCTTCTTGTAAAAATTCTATTTCCTTATATGGTTGAGGAGGAGAGACTAAGGAGGTATTTTTTTTGGTTTTGTCTTTCAATACTAGCATAGCTGTCTGAATAAAGGATATTTGCTCTTCACGATCCGTAGGATTTAGCCCGTTAAATTTATTTTGTATGTCATCAAGAGCGTTATTCTTAAAGAAGTTAGGGATTTCATTTCCTCTTGAATCAATGATAGATGTTGAACCGGGATAGCTTAAAAAGTAGGGAATGTCACCTGAATACATATCATATTGTTCACTGTGAACAACAGCTTTTAAATTAGGGTTTAACTTTGTGTCTAACCAAAGTTTGTCCAAAATCATATCTCGATCTAATCCATCACGCATAAAATTAGGATGTAAACTAATTCTTAATAAGTTAGCGTATCGAGATGTTCCTCTTAATATTTGTCGAACCGGAACAACTTTAAATTCTTTTACTTTTTCGTATACTTGATCTCTATTTTCCATTAAGAAGTTATATGTTTCTTTAAATCCCTCTAAAATCGCATCTTCATAGTCTACTACTTTCACATTTTTCCCGTTCAGTAAAGGACGATGATGACTAACTGGGATAGAATAATTCTTTTCAACAATACGTATAGTGTCTTTATTTCTATCTTCGATTACTGTAGTTTTGTGTGGAGATACTTGACCTTCTTGAGCACCTAATCCGCTTAGATCAATACCTTCTAATCCCTGTTTACTTCCTATTTTCCTAGGTAATAACCCAATGCGTAAAACAGACTTTTCTATATGAGTATGTGCACGACTAAGGGCACTATCATCTGTATATGTTGAACTATTGTGCAATAATGATTCAAGATCAATTAGGATTGGGTATTCTCCATTAGCAATCAAATTTTGATGATGAAAATCTACTGCATTAATTGAATAAAGGATAGACAAATAACTTCCGATTCTCCAATAAAAACGTTTAATCTCTTCTTCACTATGACATGTAGAAGGACAAATAAACTCTGTCCATCCATATTCCTTTCTGTCAAGCGTTTTAACTGTTTTTAAGCGATAGCGCAATTCGCTATTTATACTTTTGATGAACCTGTTAAAAACTTGATCTACCTTTAGAGATCTAGGCTTGTAAACTATCTTTAAATTATATTGAAAGTGTAAGATAGTAACCGTCTTTCCTTTGTTATGAGAATCGGATATAGTGCTACCTGTTTCAATCTTAATGACTGGTCCAAGCGGTTTTCCTAAGTTAAACTCCTCTTCTAACAAGGAATTATCACTAAGGATTCTCTGATAAAGGTCACCCACGTTATTAATCCAATAAATTGTTTTCGTAGCCAATAACCGTGCCAACACTACATATTCTGTAAGAAGGGTGGAAGTGTATTCTTTATTGTTTAGATGATTGTTATTATAATATTGGAATCGTTCTTCGGGTGTTTCACCCTTTAAGTGCCCAGACACACGTGCAACATTTAATTCCAAGATAATTGTTCGACTGCATAGTGCAGCAAGAGATTCTGCTAAATTGCGAATTAATGAATCATGAGCTTCCTTCTTAATTAAGCATTTGATTTTTTCAGTAATATTCAATTCATTTAATTTTACATCTAGTCTTCCAATTCCTACTTTGACAAAAGGTTTTACGAAATTAACAAACAAAACATCTTCTAGATCAGGAATTACAACTTCTTCGAACTTGGGCGAATAAATATCATTTAACACGCTCTTCCAATCAATTAAATCACTGTCATCTAAAACTTCAATTTCAGGTGCTGCTAGAAAATTTAACAACAACTCCTCATTCAAATAATGTGTATCAAGTACTTCTTTAAGAGAAATCTCTTTGTCGCTTTCAACAAACTCTTTCCATCTATTAAAGCGTTTTTGGGATAATTCGTCTGTAGTCCTTGTCTTTGGTATAGCCCTTTCTTTTAAGGAAGTTGCACCGTTCCAGTCAATACCAGCTAATGTAGTGGTTTTCATTATTTATTCCTCCACCTTTCCAGTGAAATCCGTTTATGGTTTATTTACCTATAAAGAATAGCAATTTTAATAAGGTATTCATACAAATTTTAGGGAATTTAAAATTAACTTTATACCTAATTATTAAGAAAAATTTATATTATCCATTTTTTTCACTATCATCCATATATTGATGTATTATTATTTCATAATATAAATGGGAGGTTGTTTACATTAATGGATGAGCTTAAAGATAAGAAATTATTAATTGGTGTAACAGGAGCTATTTCTTCTGTAGGTATATCACAGTATCTCTTATATTTTAAAAACTATTTTAAAGAAATTAGAGTGATCATGTCGGATAGTGCGGTTGATCTAATTCCTGCAAATACTGTCTCCTATTTTTGTGATTATGTGTATACAGAGAAAGAATTTATGGAAGATAAAAAATACAATCACATGGAGATTGGAAAATGGGCCGATATTTATTGTGTGTTACCAGCGACTGCTAACACAATAGCGAATGTTGCAAAT from Bacillus xiapuensis encodes:
- the groL gene encoding chaperonin GroEL (60 kDa chaperone family; promotes refolding of misfolded polypeptides especially under stressful conditions; forms two stacked rings of heptamers to form a barrel-shaped 14mer; ends can be capped by GroES; misfolded proteins enter the barrel where they are refolded when GroES binds), translated to MAKEIKFSEDARRAMLNGVDQLANAVKVTLGPKGRNVVLEKKFGSPLITNDGVTIAKEIELEDAFENMGAKLVAEVASKTNDVAGDGTTTATVLAQAMIREGLKNVTAGANPVGVRKGMDKAVQAAVEALKEISKPIEGKDSIAQVAAISSADEEVGQLIAEAMERVGNDGVITIEESKGFTTELDVVEGMQFDRGYASPYMITDSDKMEAVLENPYILITDKKITSIQEVLPVLEQVVQQSKPLLLIAEDVEGEALATLVVNKLRGTFNAVAVKAPGFGDRRKAMLEDIAVLTGGEVITEDLGLDLKSANISQLGRAAKVVVTKENTTIVEGAGDSSQIEARVNQIRAQLEETTSEFDREKLQERLAKLAGGVAVIKVGAATETELKERKLRIEDALNATRAAVEEGIVSGGGTALVNVYNKVSEIQAEGDIATGVNIVLRALEEPIRQIAINAGLEGSVIVERLKREEIGIGFNAATGEWVNMIETGIVDPTKVTRSALQNAASVASMFLTTEAVVADKPEENAGGGMPDMGGMGGMGGMM
- a CDS encoding flavoprotein; the encoded protein is MDELKDKKLLIGVTGAISSVGISQYLLYFKNYFKEIRVIMSDSAVDLIPANTVSYFCDYVYTEKEFMEDKKYNHMEIGKWADIYCVLPATANTIANVANGMALNLLTTTVLAHPYPTLFFPSMNEVMWEKKALLRNLKQLELDGHYIIASQTTLAYEVSSGERKSNRVIPAPDRALTEVYEIFKKRNCGMFSKES
- a CDS encoding transposase family protein — protein: MMIPWLTPEKQLQAHLLLKKEKETILLLQMTTNHAYCPSCGTKSLHLHSRYTRFLYDLPFGSQHTAIHFVSRKWFCDENDCTQRIFTERFPWLKPYARRTERLQQLLRTLAFSMICLQAEKLAISFLPKMSHDTFLRLIRATPTPVSIPSAVGIDDFRFEKVMPTAH
- a CDS encoding type 2 lanthipeptide synthetase LanM family protein encodes the protein MKTTTLAGIDWNGATSLKERAIPKTRTTDELSQKRFNRWKEFVESDKEISLKEVLDTHYLNEELLLNFLAAPEIEVLDDSDLIDWKSVLNDIYSPKFEEVVIPDLEDVLFVNFVKPFVKVGIGRLDVKLNELNITEKIKCLIKKEAHDSLIRNLAESLAALCSRTIILELNVARVSGHLKGETPEERFQYYNNNHLNNKEYTSTLLTEYVVLARLLATKTIYWINNVGDLYQRILSDNSLLEEEFNLGKPLGPVIKIETGSTISDSHNKGKTVTILHFQYNLKIVYKPRSLKVDQVFNRFIKSINSELRYRLKTVKTLDRKEYGWTEFICPSTCHSEEEIKRFYWRIGSYLSILYSINAVDFHHQNLIANGEYPILIDLESLLHNSSTYTDDSALSRAHTHIEKSVLRIGLLPRKIGSKQGLEGIDLSGLGAQEGQVSPHKTTVIEDRNKDTIRIVEKNYSIPVSHHRPLLNGKNVKVVDYEDAILEGFKETYNFLMENRDQVYEKVKEFKVVPVRQILRGTSRYANLLRISLHPNFMRDGLDRDMILDKLWLDTKLNPNLKAVVHSEQYDMYSGDIPYFLSYPGSTSIIDSRGNEIPNFFKNNALDDIQNKFNGLNPTDREEQISFIQTAMLVLKDKTKKNTSLVSPPQPYKEIEFLQEAMNIADFLDQRGIRGKQGEQTDISWIGSFVDNKREDQFKISPTNSTLYEGIGGISLFFAYLGYISKKEKYTKIAQEALVPILSNLPTLQDLGAFGGIGSSLYLLDHLSALWKDNSLIMNAFLGCEEKLRNLIPIDKNNDILTGVSGCAIVLLNLYKRLQEPKLLDLIDLCGERLIMNAIPMERGIGWKVEANPVPSSGFSHGASGIVWSLYEIYKVTGKVKYKNAADQGLDYEKTLYIPEKKNWADLKLESGQSRNEDFVAWCNGAAGIGLSRFLLMPLIEDINMKREIKEEALIAVDTTCKNGFGNNHSLCHGDLGNLDILMSGIDYCESLLEKTSELSQMILHDIKNRGWISGFEKQNESPSLMMGLAGIGLGLLKIYEPNKIPSVLKLQSPIELDI
- a CDS encoding peptidase domain-containing ABC transporter, with product MKRVPLIRQMGQHECGPACLSMILSFYNCKVSLNKISEQCGAQRNGVSIKKLKEVANHYGMDCKVFQVDAEAFIKNTTPYTPCILFWDNHHFVVLEKFNGQQFFILDPNMGRIKMNIDEFKQHFSNVILTFKPTNKLKEMSPPSTLEYYYRYISKCKSIVTMILIFSLIAQALSLLVAFVIKYLVDDIFIEDSYTDLSTVGICTLLGLVILSILMFIRSHFSIMLQAQISRDISTDFMEHLLKLPLSFFENRTVGDIAMRVSNIAMIREMLARSGTSIVLDIITLVTFFVAMLSQSVKLALFAIGLATFQFIFMVIFIPKIKELIRGDLSAQTTTQSFLIESLRSISFIKSNGLDHSIMNKWSRYYDKQINMFKKRYTLDAILESVSVSIRFCAPLLLLLFGIGEVSKGNLSLGGLLGFSSLGTAFLLPVTSIINSIQQFQLVGDVFERIQDVMETPAEEFNHEPLPDDLDKRDIILENVTFSHNQSKPVLQNINLKIPCGSKVALVGRTGSGKTTLSRIILGLYKPTSGTVYIGNDNLNSLNIYQLRRKLGVVLQESFLFNDTIANNISGFRKFSNEEIVEAAKKVRLHDDILQMPMGYETIIGENGDMLSGGQRQRLAIARAIVNNPSIVILDEATSNLDTLTENQIDTYFNESNTTRIIITHRLINTIDADIIVVLEQGQIIEVGKHSDLLSKKGTYQRMWEKQVGSDNLLVSS